In Pseudoalteromonas xiamenensis, the following are encoded in one genomic region:
- a CDS encoding ClpXP protease specificity-enhancing factor — MTPNRPYLLRAFFDWIIDNQCTPHIVVNANYTGVQVPVQFVQDGQIVLNISPSAVMQFSLDNQALSFNARFSGQPMQVYVPMGAVLAIYARENGEGTVFSAESFEEEMLEETIPEETQPSVSESQPEKKKGSHLRIIK; from the coding sequence ATGACCCCGAATCGTCCTTACTTGCTACGTGCGTTTTTTGATTGGATTATCGATAACCAGTGCACTCCGCACATTGTTGTTAATGCAAACTACACGGGCGTGCAAGTGCCGGTTCAATTTGTTCAAGATGGGCAAATCGTACTGAATATCAGTCCATCTGCGGTGATGCAGTTTAGCTTAGATAATCAAGCATTAAGTTTTAATGCACGTTTCTCAGGGCAGCCTATGCAAGTTTATGTACCAATGGGTGCAGTGCTTGCCATATATGCTCGAGAAAATGGTGAGGGTACTGTATTTTCGGCTGAATCGTTTGAAGAGGAAATGCTGGAAGAGACAATACCCGAAGAGACACAGCCAAGTGTTTCAGAGAGTCAGCCTGAAAAGAAAAAAGGCTCACACCTACGGATAATTAAATAA
- the sspA gene encoding stringent starvation protein SspA, whose protein sequence is MAIAANKRPVMTLFSGANCMYSHQVRIVLAEKGVSVDIHLAEKDNLPEALHEINPYGTVPTLIDRELGLYQASIINEYLDERFPHPPLMPVYPVMRGRSRLMMYRIENDWYSLAEKVIAGGSDAEQARRELTEALLAIAPIFNEAPYFMSEEFSLVDCFLAPLLWRLPELGISLTGAGSKELKEYMVRLFERESFKASLTDAEREIRA, encoded by the coding sequence ATGGCTATTGCTGCCAATAAGCGCCCTGTAATGACTCTGTTTTCTGGTGCAAACTGTATGTACAGTCACCAAGTACGTATCGTACTTGCGGAAAAAGGAGTAAGTGTTGATATTCATCTGGCTGAAAAGGACAATCTGCCGGAAGCGCTGCATGAGATTAACCCTTACGGCACGGTTCCAACACTGATCGATCGTGAATTGGGTTTATACCAAGCAAGTATCATCAACGAATACCTAGACGAGCGTTTCCCTCACCCTCCATTGATGCCTGTATATCCTGTAATGCGTGGTCGCAGTCGCTTAATGATGTACCGTATTGAAAATGATTGGTACAGCCTTGCAGAGAAAGTAATTGCAGGTGGTAGCGATGCAGAGCAAGCTCGTAGAGAGTTAACTGAAGCATTGCTTGCTATTGCTCCTATTTTCAACGAAGCACCTTACTTTATGAGTGAAGAGTTCAGCTTAGTTGATTGCTTCCTAGCTCCATTATTGTGGCGTTTACCAGAACTCGGTATTTCGTTAACAGGTGCTGGTAGTAAAGAGCTTAAAGAATACATGGTTCGTTTGTTCGAACGTGAATCTTTCAAAGCATCTCTTACTGATGCAGAACGTGAGATCCGTGCGTAA
- a CDS encoding cytochrome c1 — protein MMKKLIIGLFAFLPTLSMASGPDVELQHAKIDLTDKASLQRGAKLFMNYCLGCHQMQYQRYERTFRDIGIPVEIGKEQLIFDGSKVGSHILNAVKKEDAAKWFGAAPPDLTLIARVKSPDYIYTYLKSFYKDESRPFGVNNIVFPSVGMPHVLQELQGLPTPVTHEVEEHGHKVTKVVGTEVDGSGELSTDEYDQAARDITNFLEYVGEPTRLTSESIGIKVLGFLVILFILAFLLKKEYWRDVH, from the coding sequence ATGATGAAAAAGCTAATTATCGGTTTATTCGCATTCTTGCCAACGCTTTCAATGGCTTCAGGTCCTGACGTTGAGCTACAACATGCAAAAATTGACTTAACAGATAAAGCGTCTTTACAACGCGGTGCAAAATTGTTCATGAACTACTGTCTTGGTTGTCACCAAATGCAGTATCAACGTTATGAGCGTACGTTCCGTGATATCGGTATCCCTGTGGAAATCGGTAAAGAACAGCTTATTTTTGATGGTTCAAAAGTAGGTAGCCACATCCTTAACGCAGTTAAGAAAGAAGATGCGGCAAAATGGTTTGGTGCAGCTCCACCAGATTTAACATTGATTGCTCGTGTTAAATCACCAGACTACATCTACACCTATTTAAAATCATTCTATAAAGACGAGTCTCGTCCTTTTGGTGTGAACAATATCGTGTTCCCATCAGTAGGTATGCCACACGTACTTCAAGAGTTACAAGGTCTTCCAACACCAGTAACACACGAAGTTGAAGAGCACGGCCACAAAGTAACCAAAGTAGTGGGTACAGAAGTGGATGGTTCTGGTGAACTGAGCACGGATGAATATGATCAAGCTGCTCGTGACATTACAAACTTCCTAGAGTATGTTGGTGAACCAACTCGTCTAACTTCAGAAAGCATTGGTATTAAAGTATTAGGTTTCCTTGTGATCCTATTTATCCTTGCTTTCTTATTGAAGAAAGAATACTGGAGAGATGTTCATTAA
- a CDS encoding cytochrome b — protein MFGTIINWIDDRIPMTRVWNMHIAQYPAPKNFNFWYFFGSLAMLVLVNQIVTGIWLTMNFVPSSEGAFASVEYIMRDVEYGWLLRYLHSTGASAFFIVVYLHMFRGMIYGSYQKPRELLWLFGMFIFLALMAEAFMGYLLPWGQMSFWGAQVIINLFGAIPVIGGDLTEWIRGDYVISGATLNRFFALHVIALPLVLVILVFLHIVALHEVGSNNPDGVEIKRKKGSVAEEDKPKFKFHEYYTNKKDIVDAIPFHPYYTVKDIVGVVGFLLIFCWIVFFSPEMGGFFLEAPNFEPANPLKTPAHIFPVWYFTPFYAILRAIPDKLIGVIAMGASIVALALLPWIDRGSVRSIRYRCGFHKLNIAQFVVTFVILGWVGATPQTDFKTLLSQITTITYFMFFVLLWFYSKNEKTKPLPTRLTK, from the coding sequence ATGTTTGGCACTATCATCAACTGGATTGATGACCGTATTCCAATGACTCGTGTCTGGAATATGCACATCGCCCAATATCCAGCACCAAAGAACTTTAACTTCTGGTATTTCTTTGGCTCGCTAGCTATGTTAGTACTTGTTAACCAGATCGTTACTGGTATTTGGTTGACAATGAACTTCGTTCCTTCATCAGAAGGCGCGTTTGCTTCTGTTGAATACATCATGCGTGATGTTGAATATGGTTGGTTACTACGTTACTTGCACTCAACGGGTGCGTCTGCATTCTTTATCGTAGTTTATCTGCACATGTTCCGTGGAATGATCTACGGTTCTTACCAAAAACCACGTGAACTATTGTGGTTGTTCGGTATGTTTATTTTCTTAGCGCTTATGGCAGAAGCATTCATGGGTTACTTACTTCCATGGGGCCAAATGTCATTCTGGGGTGCTCAGGTAATCATCAATCTGTTCGGTGCAATTCCGGTCATTGGTGGTGACTTAACTGAATGGATCCGTGGTGACTACGTAATTTCGGGTGCAACGCTTAACCGCTTCTTCGCACTACACGTAATCGCGCTTCCACTTGTGCTTGTTATTTTGGTCTTCCTTCACATTGTTGCACTTCACGAAGTAGGTTCAAACAACCCAGATGGCGTTGAAATCAAACGCAAGAAAGGTTCTGTTGCTGAAGAAGATAAACCAAAATTCAAGTTCCACGAATACTATACAAATAAGAAAGACATTGTTGATGCTATTCCATTCCACCCGTATTACACAGTGAAAGACATTGTTGGTGTGGTTGGTTTCCTTCTTATTTTCTGTTGGATTGTATTCTTCTCACCAGAGATGGGTGGTTTCTTCTTAGAAGCGCCAAACTTTGAACCAGCTAACCCGCTGAAAACACCTGCGCACATTTTCCCAGTATGGTACTTCACGCCATTCTATGCGATTCTGCGTGCGATCCCTGATAAGCTAATCGGTGTTATCGCGATGGGTGCGTCAATCGTGGCACTTGCGTTATTGCCTTGGATCGACCGTGGTTCAGTTCGCTCAATCCGTTACCGCTGTGGTTTCCACAAGTTGAACATTGCGCAGTTTGTTGTAACGTTCGTAATCTTGGGTTGGGTTGGTGCAACTCCACAAACTGATTTCAAAACGTTGTTATCACAAATCACGACGATCACGTACTTCATGTTCTTCGTACTATTGTGGTTCTACAGCAAAAACGAAAAGACTAAGCCATTACCAACGAGGTTGACGAAATGA
- the petA gene encoding ubiquinol-cytochrome c reductase iron-sulfur subunit, giving the protein MSNAPVDNSRRRFLTIATSVVGGVGAVGAAVPFIASWNPSERAKSAGAPVEVDISKLEPGQLIRVEWRGKPVWVVYRTPKMLEQMKAHENKLKDPGSEEPQQLESAKNPYRSKRPEIFIAVGICTHLGCSPSFLEGSFGEKVEGTEDGFFCPCHGSKFDMAGRVFQSVPAPLNLEVPPYTFLDETTIIIGEEQGVA; this is encoded by the coding sequence ATGAGCAATGCGCCTGTAGACAACAGCCGACGTCGCTTCTTAACCATTGCTACCTCGGTTGTAGGTGGTGTGGGTGCGGTTGGTGCTGCTGTTCCTTTTATAGCGTCTTGGAATCCAAGTGAGCGAGCTAAATCTGCGGGTGCGCCTGTAGAAGTAGATATCAGCAAACTTGAACCAGGGCAACTAATTCGTGTTGAATGGCGAGGTAAACCTGTTTGGGTTGTATACCGTACGCCTAAGATGCTAGAGCAAATGAAAGCTCATGAGAACAAGTTGAAAGATCCAGGTTCAGAAGAACCACAACAACTTGAATCTGCAAAAAACCCTTACCGTTCAAAGCGCCCTGAGATTTTCATCGCGGTTGGTATTTGTACACACTTAGGTTGTTCTCCATCGTTCCTTGAAGGTAGCTTTGGTGAGAAGGTTGAAGGTACCGAAGATGGTTTCTTCTGCCCATGTCATGGTTCTAAGTTTGATATGGCGGGACGCGTCTTCCAATCTGTACCTGCACCATTAAACCTAGAAGTTCCTCCGTATACTTTCTTAGATGAAACCACCATTATTATCGGTGAAGAACAAGGGGTTGCGTAA
- the rpsI gene encoding 30S ribosomal protein S9, translating to MANQYYGTGRRKSSSARVFLRPGTGNIVINKRSLEEYFGRETARMVVRQPLELVEMTEKFDLYVTVEGGGITGQAGAIRHGITRALMEFDDSLRSTLRKAGFVTRDARKVERKKVGLKKARKKTQFSKR from the coding sequence ATGGCAAATCAATACTACGGTACAGGTCGTCGTAAAAGTTCAAGTGCTCGCGTATTCCTACGCCCAGGCACTGGCAACATCGTAATCAATAAGCGCTCTTTAGAAGAGTACTTCGGTCGTGAAACTGCTCGTATGGTTGTTCGTCAACCTCTTGAGCTAGTTGAAATGACTGAGAAGTTTGACCTATACGTCACTGTAGAAGGTGGTGGTATCACTGGTCAAGCTGGTGCAATCCGTCACGGTATTACTCGTGCGCTTATGGAGTTTGACGATTCTCTTCGTTCAACACTTCGTAAAGCTGGCTTTGTTACTCGCGACGCTCGTAAAGTTGAGCGTAAGAAAGTGGGTCTTAAGAAAGCACGTAAGAAGACACAATTCTCTAAGCGTTAA
- the rplM gene encoding 50S ribosomal protein L13 has translation MKTFVAKPETVKRDWYVVDAEGKTLGRIATEIARRLRGKHKAEYTPHVDTGDYIIVINAEKVTVTGNKFEDKMYYAHSGYPGGLKSVNFAKLQAAKPEMIIEKAVKGMLPRGPLGREMFRKLKVYAGSTHNHAAQQPQVLDI, from the coding sequence ATGAAAACGTTTGTTGCTAAACCAGAAACAGTAAAACGTGACTGGTACGTAGTTGACGCTGAAGGTAAAACTTTAGGTCGTATTGCTACTGAAATCGCTCGTCGCCTTCGCGGTAAGCATAAAGCTGAGTACACTCCACACGTAGATACTGGTGATTACATCATCGTTATCAACGCTGAGAAAGTTACTGTAACAGGTAACAAATTCGAAGACAAAATGTACTACGCTCACTCTGGTTACCCAGGTGGCCTTAAGTCTGTAAACTTCGCTAAGCTTCAAGCTGCAAAGCCTGAAATGATTATCGAAAAAGCAGTTAAAGGTATGTTACCACGTGGTCCTTTGGGTCGTGAAATGTTCCGTAAACTTAAAGTTTACGCAGGTAGCACTCACAACCACGCTGCGCAGCAGCCTCAGGTTCTTGACATTTAA